Proteins from a genomic interval of Drosophila melanogaster chromosome 2R:
- the CG46321 gene encoding uncharacterized protein, isoform A, with amino-acid sequence MSSGINCREIFVFLEILIWNQAKQRNRQNNEHSSSNNKETNSSSGNNNNNTNKQHNKNHSNRSSSSSSSSNNNNNAVKVIKQQQQQKLQQQQLPKATKNKNYNSNNNSSSKSNNLHLLQKG; translated from the coding sequence ATGTCTTCCGGAATTAATTGTCGTgaaattttcgtatttttggaaattttgaTTTGGAATCAAGCAAAACAGAGAAATCGACAAAACAATGAGcatagcagcagcaacaacaaggaaaccaacagcagcagcggcaacaacaacaacaacaccaacaagcAACACAATAAAAATCACAGCAAccgtagcagcagcagcagcagcagcagcaacaacaacaacaacgcagTGAAAGTGataaaacagcagcaacaacaaaagctacagcaacaacaactgcccaaagcaaccaaaaacaaaaactacaatagcaataacaatagcagcagcaaaagcaacaatctGCACTTACTGCAAAAGGGCTAA